A part of Melittangium boletus DSM 14713 genomic DNA contains:
- a CDS encoding patatin-like phospholipase family protein: protein MTVRRILAMDGSPVAGGEGYITAGILQSLRRMLDDAGDTRALLNQVDLFVGSSAGAFNAAFFAREEDPDAALSRSIDFWSEVVAMNKKGVSPGRLMRTLAGSSSLVDSRYMRDFFCGYFGATTTLGDLKKKLVIPAFQLDGQRRGLRIWRPKVFHNVGGPDEPDLNELLVDVLMRSGSPPLVYPIYQGLRGQGSGYVDGGVYANNPSLVGLASALREMGREESMESEPPDLSNILLLSLGNGRMSKFLTADFREGTANWGFARWLLEVRDPLLLIKMLLDAGSDAIDYQCRMILRKGYFRMNPVVEKALHAYERKHVEAGLQQELTRASCVDRLAQAHQWLVGSGWLSATPRT from the coding sequence GTGACCGTGCGCCGGATCCTGGCGATGGATGGCTCTCCCGTCGCCGGGGGAGAGGGTTACATCACGGCGGGCATCCTCCAGTCACTCCGGAGGATGCTCGATGACGCGGGAGACACCCGCGCGCTGTTGAATCAGGTGGACCTGTTCGTGGGCTCCTCGGCGGGCGCGTTCAACGCGGCGTTCTTCGCCCGGGAGGAGGATCCAGACGCGGCTCTCTCCAGGAGCATCGACTTCTGGAGCGAGGTCGTGGCCATGAACAAGAAGGGAGTCTCTCCTGGCCGGCTCATGCGCACGCTGGCGGGTTCCAGCTCCCTGGTCGACTCCCGGTACATGCGCGACTTCTTCTGTGGCTACTTCGGCGCCACCACGACGCTGGGGGACCTCAAGAAGAAGCTCGTGATTCCCGCGTTCCAGCTGGACGGGCAGCGCCGGGGATTGCGCATCTGGCGGCCGAAGGTCTTCCACAACGTCGGAGGTCCGGACGAGCCAGATTTGAATGAGTTGCTGGTCGATGTCTTGATGCGCAGTGGTTCGCCGCCGCTCGTCTATCCCATCTACCAGGGGCTGCGCGGACAGGGCAGCGGCTATGTCGACGGTGGGGTCTACGCCAACAATCCGTCGCTCGTGGGACTCGCCTCGGCCCTTCGCGAGATGGGCCGTGAGGAGTCGATGGAGTCCGAGCCTCCCGACCTGTCCAACATCTTGCTGCTGTCGCTGGGAAATGGCCGGATGTCGAAGTTCCTCACCGCGGACTTCCGCGAGGGAACGGCCAATTGGGGCTTCGCCCGTTGGTTGCTGGAGGTCCGGGATCCACTGCTCCTCATCAAGATGCTGCTGGACGCCGGCTCCGATGCGATCGACTACCAGTGCCGCATGATCTTGCGGAAGGGATACTTCCGGATGAACCCGGTGGTTGAAAAAGCCCTCCACGCCTACGAACGCAAGCATGTCGAGGCGGGACTCCAGCAGGAACTGACTCGTGCGTCCTGTGTGGATCGGCTCGCACAGGCCCACCAGTGGCTTGTCGGCTCGGGCTGGTTGTCCGCGACCCCTCGCACGTGA
- a CDS encoding non-ribosomal peptide synthetase, whose protein sequence is MSLAELLSELNRRGLEVWADGEQLRLRGPKGAASAELRQALSERKSELLALLRERDRAKDENPILPAPRNGPAPLSYGQQRLWILDRLEPGNSTYNLTMPMQVQGRLEPEILERCFIEIVRRHEILRTRYAEHEGSPVQIVDAEPRIGFRVLDEREVLALEPAGVERFLQRAGEQPFDLARGPLVRLLVINRGSTEQFIQLEMHHITADVWARVILIRELVTLYAAYASGQTVTLPPLPLQYADFAVWQRGHLAGDVRKGLVDYWRGKLAGMPPLLEVPGDRVRPLARTDAGGEVRFEIGPSLTKALKTLSHGVNATPFMGMMAAFFVLLHRLTGREDLVLGSNSINRSRKELEPLVGFFVDNLVMRLDLSGNPGFSTVLERVREMVLEALAHQDLPFDVLVEELKPPRTLGYNPLFQVLFAWVRMQDDSLDGPGLKVRPLEFETTISRFDLNLFVEDYGDQLTGRFVFSRDLYDRSTIQHYTDCFQTLLGALVDEPQRPVAELPLLSQADRERVLRQWNDTRRDYPSEHCLHALIDAQASRTPDARAIVMEDRVLTYGELARRSEQLAVHLQELGVGPESVVGVHLDRSPQLLVSLLAVLKAGGAFLALDPDEPLNRMRHMLGDANPRVLIFEESLAGRLSGLGHLTLLEVDEAGEFIPDATGKELRRETGPEHLAYILYTSGSTGQPKGTEITHRSIINYLSWCVEAYRLQDGSGSPVLGSVSFDGTLTSLFAPLLAGRTLFLLPRGQEIDLLASEDYPERDLSFIKMTPSHLRAFDGLGRAQRVFERTNAIVLGGEGLHASHLASWRERRPATRIINEYGPTEAAVACCIHDVPADGAPLPERIPIGRPISNMQLYILDRHQQPVPIGVPGELFIGGVGLARGYLGRPELTAARFIPNPFEAEFPGALSARLYRTGDQARYLPDGNIEYLGRLDDQLKIRGHRVEPGEIESALAGHPELVHAAVVARPAPSGELRLVAFVQPELQEEGAEGELKAELGKFLRGLVPEYMIPSVFVVLEQMPLTPSGKIDRKALPRLAEPASESTARAVPTELSATERQLQRLFGQLLGIATVSVEESFFELGGNSLLAVSLVGLIRDQLGIELPLNEIFEHLTVRSLGRFIDEHSATLTSSGPLPECVVALRRTGRKPPLFVAPPSAGSPAVYVSLARNLSPDQPVFGFQMPGVMNDQTPPVTIEETAALYVEAMRRLQPRGPYRLAGWSFGGLVICEMARQLEAQGEEVALLALIDGAAQDRKGPREWLRTGSQLVKALAKTPLPRDYESVRRVGGWLGIGLPESGRELLLKDAEGQRASLRGVLRDVVRTTRNFTATMRAEYRYAFNSYGGSAILFRAAQENPESDLLVESVRKFARSHMEVIPLPGNHLSLIMDEQNVATLSQRLQECLDKTGSVGAA, encoded by the coding sequence ATGAGTCTGGCAGAGCTGCTCTCCGAGCTGAACCGGCGCGGCCTGGAGGTCTGGGCGGATGGAGAGCAATTGCGGCTTCGGGGCCCGAAGGGAGCCGCGAGCGCGGAGTTGCGCCAGGCGTTGAGCGAGCGGAAGAGCGAATTGCTCGCGTTGCTGCGCGAGCGGGATCGGGCGAAGGACGAGAACCCGATCCTTCCTGCTCCTCGGAACGGACCCGCTCCGTTGTCCTACGGGCAGCAGCGGTTGTGGATCCTGGATCGCCTGGAGCCCGGTAACTCCACCTACAACCTGACCATGCCCATGCAGGTCCAGGGGCGTCTGGAGCCGGAGATCCTCGAGCGTTGTTTCATCGAGATCGTTCGCCGCCACGAGATCCTTCGCACGCGCTACGCGGAGCATGAGGGTTCTCCCGTGCAGATCGTCGACGCCGAGCCGCGTATCGGCTTCCGCGTGCTCGACGAGCGCGAGGTCCTCGCCCTCGAACCGGCCGGTGTCGAGCGGTTCCTCCAGCGCGCGGGCGAGCAACCCTTCGATCTCGCCCGGGGCCCGCTGGTGCGGCTGCTGGTCATCAACCGGGGCTCGACGGAGCAGTTCATCCAGCTCGAGATGCACCACATCACGGCGGACGTCTGGGCGAGGGTGATCCTCATCCGTGAACTCGTCACGCTCTACGCGGCCTACGCCAGTGGGCAGACGGTCACGCTTCCGCCCCTGCCCCTGCAGTACGCGGACTTCGCCGTCTGGCAACGAGGCCATCTCGCGGGCGACGTCCGCAAGGGGCTGGTGGACTACTGGCGCGGGAAGCTGGCCGGAATGCCTCCGCTGCTCGAGGTTCCCGGGGATCGCGTTCGTCCGCTCGCGCGCACCGACGCGGGTGGCGAGGTTCGCTTCGAGATCGGACCTTCGCTCACGAAGGCACTCAAGACCTTGAGCCATGGCGTCAACGCCACGCCGTTCATGGGCATGATGGCCGCGTTCTTCGTGCTCCTCCACCGGCTCACGGGGCGCGAGGATCTGGTGCTGGGTTCCAACTCCATCAACCGGAGCCGCAAGGAGCTCGAGCCCCTGGTGGGCTTCTTCGTGGACAACCTGGTGATGCGCCTGGACCTCTCGGGCAACCCCGGTTTCTCCACGGTGCTGGAGCGCGTGCGCGAGATGGTGTTGGAGGCGCTGGCGCACCAGGATCTGCCCTTCGACGTCCTGGTGGAGGAGCTGAAGCCGCCGAGGACCCTGGGCTACAACCCGTTGTTCCAGGTGTTGTTCGCCTGGGTCCGCATGCAGGACGACTCCCTGGATGGGCCCGGGTTGAAGGTCCGGCCCCTGGAGTTCGAAACCACCATTTCCCGCTTCGATCTCAACCTCTTCGTGGAGGACTACGGGGACCAGCTCACGGGGCGGTTCGTGTTCAGCCGGGACCTCTACGACCGGAGCACGATCCAGCACTACACGGACTGCTTCCAGACCCTCCTGGGAGCGCTCGTGGACGAGCCCCAGCGGCCGGTGGCCGAGCTGCCGCTGCTGTCCCAGGCGGACCGGGAGCGCGTGCTCCGGCAGTGGAACGACACCCGGCGGGACTATCCCAGCGAGCACTGCCTGCACGCGCTCATCGACGCGCAGGCGAGCCGGACTCCGGACGCCCGTGCCATCGTCATGGAGGACCGGGTGCTCACCTATGGAGAGCTCGCCCGGCGCAGTGAACAGCTCGCCGTGCACTTGCAGGAACTGGGCGTCGGGCCCGAGTCCGTGGTGGGCGTCCACCTGGACCGCTCCCCCCAGCTCCTCGTGAGCCTCCTGGCGGTGCTCAAGGCGGGCGGCGCCTTCCTCGCGCTCGATCCGGACGAGCCCCTGAATCGCATGCGCCACATGCTCGGGGACGCCAACCCCCGGGTGTTGATCTTCGAGGAGTCCCTGGCGGGACGTCTCTCGGGGCTCGGCCATCTGACCCTGCTGGAGGTGGACGAGGCGGGAGAGTTCATCCCGGACGCCACGGGCAAGGAGTTGCGCCGCGAGACCGGTCCGGAACACCTCGCCTACATCCTCTACACCTCGGGTTCGACGGGACAGCCGAAGGGCACGGAGATCACCCACCGCAGCATCATCAACTACCTGTCGTGGTGCGTGGAGGCCTACCGGCTCCAGGATGGCTCGGGCAGTCCGGTGCTCGGCTCCGTCAGCTTCGATGGCACGCTGACGAGCCTCTTCGCTCCCCTGCTCGCGGGTCGCACCCTGTTCCTGCTGCCCCGGGGACAGGAGATCGATCTGTTGGCCTCGGAGGACTATCCCGAGCGGGACCTGAGCTTCATCAAGATGACGCCCTCGCACCTGCGGGCCTTCGACGGCCTGGGCCGGGCCCAGCGGGTGTTCGAGAGAACGAACGCGATCGTTCTCGGTGGAGAAGGGCTCCATGCCTCGCATCTGGCGAGCTGGCGGGAGCGGCGGCCCGCCACGCGGATCATCAATGAATACGGTCCGACCGAGGCCGCCGTGGCTTGCTGCATCCACGACGTACCGGCGGACGGCGCGCCGCTTCCCGAGCGGATTCCCATCGGGCGGCCGATCTCCAACATGCAGCTCTACATCCTGGATCGTCACCAGCAGCCCGTGCCGATTGGCGTCCCAGGAGAGCTGTTCATCGGAGGCGTCGGGCTGGCGCGGGGCTACCTGGGGCGTCCGGAGCTGACGGCCGCGCGGTTCATCCCGAATCCCTTCGAGGCGGAGTTCCCGGGCGCCCTCTCGGCCCGGCTCTATCGCACGGGCGATCAGGCGCGCTATCTCCCGGACGGGAACATCGAGTACCTGGGACGGCTGGACGACCAGTTGAAGATCCGCGGGCACCGGGTCGAGCCGGGGGAGATCGAATCCGCCCTCGCGGGACATCCCGAACTCGTCCATGCCGCCGTGGTGGCGCGGCCCGCTCCGAGCGGAGAGTTGCGTCTGGTGGCCTTCGTCCAGCCAGAGCTCCAGGAGGAAGGAGCGGAGGGGGAGCTGAAGGCGGAACTCGGGAAGTTCCTCCGGGGCCTGGTCCCCGAGTACATGATTCCCTCCGTCTTCGTCGTCCTCGAACAGATGCCGCTCACGCCCAGCGGGAAGATCGACCGCAAGGCGCTGCCGCGGCTGGCCGAGCCCGCGTCCGAGTCCACCGCGAGGGCGGTGCCGACGGAGCTGAGCGCGACGGAGCGTCAGTTGCAGCGCCTCTTCGGCCAGTTGCTGGGAATCGCCACGGTCTCGGTCGAGGAGAGCTTCTTCGAGCTGGGGGGCAACTCCCTCCTCGCGGTCTCCCTCGTTGGCCTCATCCGCGACCAGCTCGGGATTGAGCTCCCCCTCAACGAGATCTTCGAACATCTCACGGTCAGGAGCCTGGGCCGGTTCATCGACGAGCATTCCGCGACGTTGACCTCGTCCGGGCCGCTGCCCGAGTGCGTGGTGGCGTTGCGGCGGACGGGACGCAAGCCTCCCCTGTTCGTCGCGCCGCCGTCCGCGGGAAGTCCGGCCGTCTATGTCTCCCTGGCCCGGAACCTGAGTCCGGATCAGCCCGTCTTCGGCTTCCAGATGCCGGGAGTCATGAATGACCAGACGCCTCCGGTGACCATCGAGGAGACCGCGGCGCTCTACGTGGAGGCCATGCGGCGGCTGCAACCGCGCGGACCGTACCGGCTCGCGGGGTGGTCCTTTGGCGGCCTCGTCATTTGCGAGATGGCGCGGCAACTCGAGGCCCAGGGAGAGGAGGTCGCGTTGCTCGCGCTCATCGATGGCGCGGCCCAGGACCGCAAGGGTCCGCGCGAATGGCTCCGCACGGGCTCCCAGTTGGTGAAGGCGTTGGCGAAGACGCCATTGCCGCGCGATTACGAGAGCGTGAGGCGCGTGGGCGGATGGCTCGGGATTGGGTTGCCCGAGTCGGGGCGGGAACTCCTGCTCAAGGACGCGGAGGGGCAGCGCGCCTCGCTGCGCGGTGTCCTGCGGGATGTCGTTCGCACCACCCGGAACTTCACCGCCACCATGCGGGCCGAATACCGTTACGCCTTCAACTCGTACGGTGGCAGCGCCATCCTCTTCCGGGCAGCGCAAGAGAACCCCGAGAGCGATCTGCTCGTCGAGAGCGTGCGCAAGTTCGCCCGGTCCCACATGGAAGTGATTCCATTGCCCGGCAATCACCTGTCGCTGATCATGGACGAGCAGAATGTCGCCACGCTGTCCCAGCGGCTGCAGGAGTGCCTGGACAAGACCGGCTCCGTGGGGGCCGCGTGA
- a CDS encoding type I polyketide synthase, with protein sequence MAKLSTRIAELPPVKHAYLSSQVRSKKEVLASEPIAVIGMSCRFPGGGELPETFWDLLKEGRDATRELPADRWNIDELYDPTPGIRGKVYTRRGGFIDNVDKFEPGFFGITPRDANNLDPQQRLLLEECWRALERAGIPPSGLMGSRTGVFVGLMHNDYSVLSMSAGIDMVSASFNYPSMVAGRIAHTLGLQGPALTLDTACSSSAVCLHLASQSLRNDESDMALVGGVSLSLSPLTMLHGCATRMLSVDGRCKTFDASADGFGRGEGCGVVVLKRLSDALANGDSILGLIRGSATNHDGRSSGLMVPNGRAQERVIRMALESCGVEPDQVSYVEAHGTGTSLGDPIEMEALRSVFGRKNARPEPLVVGSVKTNIGHLEAAAGVAGLIKVLLSLQNELIPAHLNLENPNPNIRWDELPVTIPTSSRPWPRGETRRLAGISSFGYSGTNAHLIVEEAPVLNRPAVEKDRPVHVLTLSARTEAALTALVDSHERSLPEDGARLGDWCFTANAGRSHFEHRAAVSGATAAELRAALARRKAEPARAVREPRRGSASPKPVFLFTGQGSLHPGVGRELYATQPVFRAALQRCSTALQGLSDHRLEDLLFGESAETLLKNTRQAQPALVALEYALSELWASWGITPGAVIGHSLGEYSAAAVAGVFSIEDALRLIVERARLMSEAPGEGAMLAVYGSEETATQAISPYPGRLSLAALNGPEEVVISGDAKAIAEVAEELGRRGIRCKQLQVSHAFHSPLMESVLAPFAAVLRGVKLSAPRIPLVSPLEGGLAGEQLTRPEHWCRHLREPVFFSRGLEFLRAQGYRTYVEVGPAPILAGLGRKLFPDADELSWLPSLRASSGETAQLLSSLGELYVRGFTVDWSAFDVPFERRVTTLPTYPFQRERYWLEGRIDSVMNFATDRAVSREGVAPMPGTQLPLAGAAESRFLARLSTREPGYLADHRVLGSTVLPAACYVEMALGAVFQVDSWERPLELKAIELERPLIFSEAEPRDVQTVLTPQEGSSRFEIYAQGSGEDRSWGRLSQGRIEEGSASAGRVELKKELLPRFPRQGEVAPLYEMMSRGGLDYGPAFRIIDELRFGDEGCLAHIRLPDNLVIGAGSYRLHPLILDACFQAIAAMFVEQESRTQGPRGQRMPVAIERLRWFKKTSSSVWVHVQSSGRPESSSGLISADLRIFGEDGDVLAEVQGLLLKQVDQSAFNASLPNALRDSLFALAWREQPVSAETPRVAAPGRWLLLADSGSVAEQLKQLAGKNATGCVLVSQGTDYARIDAGHYRIHPGEPAHFSRLLQDTSADGTPLTAIAFLWGLDEPSAEGLSTGDLAAAAVRGSASALHLVQAMVRATWTQRPALWVVTRGAVSVLPEDAVDGLAQTPSWGLVRVAVIEHPELGGRMVDLDASADAPAKLFQLMSAPTEENLLALRSGRLLAARLARPDKLSGRAQPVRIQAGGAYLITGGLGALGLATAEWLVEKGAHHLVLVGRGEPTAPVKARLSALSARGCDISVARTDVSRQDDVQRLVEGIAARGLVLRGIFHSAGVLDDGVLLHQDRERLGRVFAPKVLGAWNLHRATAGLPLELFVLYSSAASIVGIAGQANYVAANAFLDSLAHHRSQRGLPALSVNWGKWAGEGMGAKTSPGAGLSPQRALRILDELLTRDVVQMAVLPANAASLDSGAPSPGHGPLFSELAKQGPSSASATRMNDLLDELKRADGERRRGLLARYVQGRLGGLLGFSADKDIHPDSSLNEMGLDSLRAVELKNRIGRELGVDLPMARFIDGTTLDGIVEVLLTQLALSELLARPSAEAVEAEVEVEELTI encoded by the coding sequence ATGGCGAAACTATCAACACGTATCGCGGAGCTGCCTCCCGTCAAGCACGCCTATCTGTCGAGCCAGGTGCGCTCGAAGAAGGAGGTCCTGGCTTCCGAGCCGATCGCGGTGATTGGCATGTCGTGCCGGTTCCCTGGCGGCGGGGAGTTGCCGGAGACATTTTGGGACCTGCTGAAGGAAGGTCGGGACGCGACCCGGGAGCTTCCCGCGGACCGCTGGAACATCGACGAACTCTACGATCCGACCCCGGGCATCCGGGGAAAGGTGTACACGCGGCGCGGCGGCTTCATCGACAACGTCGACAAGTTCGAGCCCGGCTTCTTTGGCATCACGCCGCGCGACGCGAACAACCTGGATCCGCAGCAGCGCTTGTTGCTCGAGGAGTGCTGGCGGGCCTTGGAGCGGGCCGGTATTCCGCCCTCCGGGCTCATGGGCAGCCGGACCGGCGTTTTCGTGGGGCTGATGCACAACGACTATTCCGTGCTCAGCATGTCCGCGGGGATCGACATGGTCTCCGCGTCGTTCAACTACCCCTCCATGGTCGCGGGCCGGATCGCCCACACGCTGGGCCTGCAGGGGCCCGCGCTCACCCTGGACACGGCGTGCTCGTCTTCCGCCGTCTGTCTGCATCTGGCCAGCCAGAGCCTGCGCAATGACGAGAGCGACATGGCGCTCGTGGGAGGCGTCAGCCTGAGCCTGTCTCCGCTCACCATGCTGCATGGGTGCGCGACGCGGATGTTGTCGGTGGACGGGCGCTGCAAGACCTTCGATGCGTCCGCGGACGGCTTCGGGCGAGGAGAGGGTTGTGGCGTCGTCGTGCTCAAGCGCCTGTCGGATGCGCTGGCCAACGGGGATTCCATCCTGGGCCTCATCCGGGGCTCGGCGACCAACCATGACGGCCGCAGCAGTGGCCTGATGGTGCCCAACGGGCGGGCGCAGGAGCGCGTCATCCGGATGGCGCTGGAGAGCTGTGGCGTGGAGCCCGACCAGGTCAGCTACGTCGAGGCCCACGGGACGGGGACCTCGCTGGGGGACCCCATCGAGATGGAAGCGCTCCGCTCCGTCTTCGGACGGAAGAACGCCCGCCCGGAACCGCTCGTCGTTGGCTCCGTCAAGACGAACATCGGGCACCTCGAGGCCGCGGCGGGTGTCGCGGGGTTGATCAAGGTCCTCCTCTCGCTCCAGAACGAGCTCATTCCGGCGCACCTCAACCTCGAGAATCCCAACCCGAACATCCGTTGGGATGAGCTCCCGGTGACCATCCCGACCTCCTCGAGGCCGTGGCCCCGGGGTGAGACGCGGCGGCTCGCGGGCATCAGCAGCTTTGGCTACAGCGGCACCAATGCGCACCTGATCGTGGAAGAGGCTCCGGTGCTGAACCGGCCGGCCGTGGAAAAGGACCGGCCCGTCCACGTGCTGACGTTGTCGGCCAGGACCGAGGCCGCCCTTACTGCGCTGGTGGATTCCCACGAGCGTTCTCTTCCCGAGGACGGCGCGCGCCTGGGCGACTGGTGCTTCACCGCCAACGCGGGCCGCTCCCACTTCGAGCACCGCGCGGCCGTGTCGGGCGCCACCGCCGCCGAACTGCGCGCGGCCCTGGCGCGGCGGAAGGCCGAGCCAGCGCGCGCCGTGCGCGAGCCCCGCCGGGGAAGCGCGAGCCCCAAGCCCGTCTTCCTCTTCACCGGGCAGGGCTCCCTCCATCCAGGCGTGGGCCGTGAGCTCTACGCGACCCAGCCGGTGTTTCGCGCCGCGTTGCAGCGCTGCTCGACGGCCCTCCAGGGATTGAGCGACCACCGGCTGGAGGATCTCCTCTTCGGTGAGTCGGCCGAAACGCTGCTCAAGAACACCCGTCAGGCCCAGCCCGCGCTCGTGGCGCTCGAGTACGCGCTCTCGGAGCTGTGGGCCTCCTGGGGCATCACTCCTGGGGCGGTGATCGGGCACAGCCTGGGTGAGTACTCGGCGGCGGCCGTCGCGGGCGTCTTCAGCATCGAGGACGCGCTGCGATTGATCGTGGAGCGTGCGCGGCTCATGAGCGAGGCCCCGGGCGAGGGCGCCATGCTGGCTGTCTACGGCTCCGAGGAGACCGCGACCCAGGCCATCTCGCCGTATCCCGGACGCCTCTCCCTGGCGGCACTCAACGGACCCGAGGAGGTGGTCATCTCCGGGGACGCCAAGGCCATCGCCGAAGTGGCGGAGGAACTGGGGCGGCGGGGCATTCGTTGCAAGCAGCTCCAGGTCTCCCATGCGTTCCACTCGCCGCTCATGGAGTCCGTGCTCGCTCCGTTCGCGGCGGTCCTGCGCGGCGTGAAGCTTTCCGCGCCGCGCATTCCGCTCGTCTCTCCGCTGGAGGGAGGGCTCGCGGGCGAACAACTCACGCGGCCCGAGCACTGGTGCCGGCATCTGCGTGAGCCCGTCTTCTTCTCGCGGGGGCTGGAGTTCCTGCGGGCGCAGGGGTACCGGACCTATGTCGAGGTGGGACCGGCTCCCATCCTGGCGGGCCTCGGGCGGAAGCTCTTCCCGGACGCGGACGAGCTGAGCTGGTTGCCGAGTCTGCGGGCCTCTTCGGGCGAGACGGCGCAGCTGCTCTCCAGCCTCGGGGAGCTGTATGTGCGTGGCTTTACGGTCGATTGGTCCGCTTTCGACGTGCCCTTCGAGCGCCGGGTCACCACCCTGCCGACGTATCCCTTCCAGCGTGAGCGCTACTGGCTGGAGGGCCGGATCGATTCCGTCATGAATTTCGCGACGGACCGCGCCGTGTCGCGTGAGGGCGTGGCGCCCATGCCGGGAACGCAACTGCCCCTGGCGGGTGCGGCCGAGTCCCGCTTCCTGGCGCGGTTGAGCACGCGTGAGCCTGGCTACCTCGCGGATCACCGCGTCCTGGGTTCCACGGTGCTGCCGGCCGCCTGCTACGTCGAGATGGCCCTGGGGGCGGTGTTCCAGGTGGATTCCTGGGAGCGGCCGCTCGAACTGAAGGCCATCGAGTTGGAGCGTCCGCTGATCTTCTCCGAGGCCGAGCCTCGGGATGTCCAGACCGTCCTGACCCCCCAGGAAGGGAGCTCTCGATTCGAGATCTACGCCCAGGGCTCTGGTGAGGATCGGAGCTGGGGTCGGCTCTCTCAGGGACGGATCGAGGAGGGGTCCGCGAGCGCGGGCCGGGTCGAGCTCAAGAAGGAACTGCTCCCCCGTTTCCCTCGCCAGGGTGAGGTCGCGCCGCTCTACGAGATGATGTCGCGCGGCGGACTCGATTATGGCCCGGCGTTCCGGATCATCGACGAGCTGCGTTTCGGAGACGAGGGCTGCCTCGCCCACATCCGGCTGCCCGACAACCTCGTCATCGGAGCGGGAAGCTACCGGCTGCATCCCCTGATCCTCGATGCCTGCTTCCAGGCGATCGCGGCCATGTTCGTCGAGCAGGAGTCACGGACCCAGGGACCGCGCGGGCAACGGATGCCGGTGGCGATCGAGCGGCTGCGCTGGTTCAAGAAGACCTCGAGCAGCGTCTGGGTCCATGTCCAGAGCTCGGGCCGTCCCGAGTCCTCCTCCGGGTTGATCAGCGCGGATCTGCGCATCTTCGGAGAAGACGGAGACGTCCTCGCGGAGGTCCAGGGCCTGCTTCTCAAGCAGGTGGATCAAAGCGCGTTCAACGCCTCGCTCCCGAACGCCCTGCGCGATTCGCTCTTCGCGCTCGCGTGGCGTGAGCAACCCGTTTCCGCGGAGACGCCGCGAGTCGCGGCTCCCGGCCGGTGGCTGTTGTTGGCGGACTCGGGCTCTGTCGCGGAACAGTTGAAGCAACTGGCGGGGAAGAACGCCACCGGGTGCGTGCTCGTGAGTCAGGGGACGGACTACGCGCGCATCGACGCGGGGCACTACCGCATCCATCCCGGTGAGCCGGCTCACTTCAGCCGGTTGCTCCAGGACACCTCGGCGGATGGTACGCCCCTGACGGCCATCGCGTTCCTGTGGGGGCTCGATGAGCCCTCCGCGGAAGGTCTCTCCACGGGAGATCTCGCGGCGGCGGCGGTTCGTGGTAGCGCGAGCGCGCTCCACCTCGTCCAGGCCATGGTCCGAGCCACGTGGACCCAGCGGCCCGCGCTATGGGTGGTGACGCGGGGGGCGGTCTCGGTGCTCCCCGAGGACGCGGTGGACGGTCTGGCTCAAACCCCGAGCTGGGGTCTCGTCCGGGTGGCGGTGATCGAGCACCCGGAGCTGGGTGGCCGGATGGTCGACCTCGATGCTTCCGCGGATGCGCCCGCGAAGCTGTTCCAACTGATGTCCGCGCCCACCGAGGAGAACCTGCTGGCGCTGCGCTCGGGCCGGCTCCTGGCCGCCCGGCTCGCGCGGCCGGACAAGCTGTCGGGCCGTGCCCAGCCAGTGCGGATCCAGGCCGGGGGGGCGTACCTCATCACGGGCGGGTTGGGGGCCTTGGGCCTGGCCACCGCGGAGTGGCTGGTCGAGAAGGGGGCTCATCATCTGGTGTTGGTCGGCCGTGGCGAGCCGACGGCGCCCGTGAAGGCGCGGCTCTCCGCCCTGTCGGCACGGGGCTGTGACATCTCCGTGGCCCGGACCGACGTCTCGCGCCAGGACGACGTCCAGCGCCTCGTGGAGGGGATCGCCGCTCGCGGGCTCGTGCTGCGGGGCATCTTCCACTCGGCGGGTGTGCTGGATGACGGCGTGCTGCTGCACCAGGACCGGGAACGGTTGGGCCGCGTGTTCGCGCCGAAGGTGCTTGGCGCGTGGAACCTGCACCGGGCCACGGCTGGACTCCCGCTCGAGCTCTTCGTGCTGTACTCGTCCGCCGCGTCGATCGTCGGCATCGCCGGACAGGCCAACTACGTCGCCGCCAACGCCTTCCTCGACTCGCTCGCGCACCACCGGAGCCAGCGGGGGTTGCCGGCGCTCAGCGTCAATTGGGGCAAGTGGGCGGGAGAGGGGATGGGGGCGAAGACGTCCCCGGGCGCCGGTCTCTCGCCGCAACGGGCGCTGCGGATCCTCGATGAGCTGCTGACCCGGGACGTCGTCCAGATGGCGGTGTTGCCGGCGAATGCCGCTTCCCTGGACTCGGGCGCTCCGTCGCCGGGTCACGGGCCGTTGTTCTCGGAACTCGCGAAACAGGGGCCGTCCTCCGCCTCGGCCACGCGAATGAATGACCTGTTGGACGAACTCAAGCGGGCGGACGGCGAGAGGCGCCGTGGCTTGTTGGCGCGCTACGTTCAGGGCCGGTTGGGGGGCTTGCTTGGATTCTCAGCGGATAAGGACATCCATCCCGACAGCTCCCTGAATGAGATGGGCCTCGATTCTTTGCGCGCCGTCGAGCTGAAGAACCGGATAGGACGCGAGCTGGGCGTGGACCTTCCCATGGCCCGCTTCATCGATGGAACCACCCTGGATGGAATCGTGGAGGTACTGCTCACCCAGCTCGCGCTCAGCGAACTGCTCGCGCGTCCCTCCGCCGAGGCCGTCGAGGCCGAGGTCGAGGTCGAGGAGTTGACGATATGA